GACAATGATGAACGGAAATGTGCAGTTCACGACACCTTGTCATACTGAGGTACTCCGAAGGATCTTCCCGCGTATTCCACTCTCTGCGGAAGAGATCCTTCGGAGTATCTCAGGATGACGAACTGCGCGGTTTCGTATACCAATCGCATAGACGCGGTGGCGAAAGTGGCGCAACTGAGTTTTTGCAACTCGCCGCCCAATATCCAGCATCCCCGCGATCGATAACTTGTCGCGGCGACCGTCGTACCCCTTGCGGAAATACGACGTCTCAAAAACAATAGACGCTGGCGACCAATGGGGTGAGACGGAGCGAAACCATGAACGCACGGCTGGCGACAACTTTTTCGACGGCGATCATCCTGATGCTCGCGGGCGCAGCGTGCGACGAGACGCCGCAGGCGCCGCTCGTCCTGCCACCGCCCGAACCGGCCACTCAGCCCGCGCCCGAGCCGGAACGGCCGACGACCCAGGCGCTGCTCGATGGCCCGCGCAAGCGGCTGTCGCTGGAGGTGCTGCCGTTGTCGCTGGAGGTTCCCGAAAGCTGGCAGTTGCAGCGCATCGGCGGCTCGACCGTTCTCACCGGGCCCGCGCCGTCGAGCGACGTCACGATTCATCTCACGACGCGCTCGATCGGCACCGAGATCATCCCGCTGGCCGAGAAGGGCGCGATGGACGAGGCCAAGCAGAACCCCCAGGCCAACCCACTGGCGGCCGGGCGCTCGGTCAACGGCATCAAGATCTTCGAGCGCCAGTCGGTCGGCACCGCACCGCTGGACGACGGCACGCCGACCTATCGCTGGATCATCAGCGCTTACGGCAACGGCGACAAGGAGACGTCGCCCGTCTACGAGCTGAGCTTCTTCATGCTGACCAAAGGCGACTTCGAGAAGGACCGCGCGTTTCTCTATTCGATCGTCGATTCAATGCAATGGGCCGGCACGCCATAACGGCAACAATGCGATGATCTTCTTCCCGTAGCATGGGCGGGACGCCCATGACGGTGGAGAGAACGAGAATCGAAATGAGTAGCAGACAGCGCCGGCCGAAGCGAAAGCAACTAGAACAATCTTCCGGCCTCACCGCGGTCATGGGCGGGACGCCCATGCTACGGGAAGATCGCCAATCTCGAGCGCACGTTTGAGCGACAGTTCCCTTGTCCACGCAACCCGCCATCACGCGCCTCGCCCCTTCGCCGACCGGTGCGCTGCACCTCGGCAACGCGCGCACGTTCCTCGTCAACTGGCTGCTCGCGCGACAGCAGGACTGGCGCATCGTGCTGCGCATCGAGGACCTCGATGGCCCGCGACTGAAGGTCGGGGCGGATCGGCAGTTGATCGACGACCTGCAATGGCTCGGCATCGATTGGGACGATGGGCCAACGTATCAATCGACGCGGCTGGCGAGCTACCAAGCGGCGGCCGAACGGTTGATGGCACAGCGGGATGCGTACGCGTGCATCTGCACGCGCAAGGAGATCGAGACCGCCGCCAGCGCGCCGCACGCCGAGGATGGCGCAACGGTCTACCCCGGCACGTGCCGCGGGCGCTTTACTGATCTGGCCACCGCCCGCGCCGCCACAACGCACGGTGTGGCCGCGGTGCGGTTTGCGGTGCCGGCGGCGCCAATCGCGTTTGACGACGCCTTCGCTGGCCCGCAGCGGTGGGCTAACGTCGCGCAGCAGTTGGGTGATTTCGTGATCCTCAAAGGGGATGGCCTGGCGGCGTACCAGTTGGCGGTGGTGATCGACGATGCCGAGGCCGGTGTCACCGAAGTCGTACGCGGCGACGATTTGATCGACTCGTCGCCACGCCAGATCCTGCTCTACCGCGCGCTCGGCCTGGCCGAACGCATCCCACGTTACACGCACTTGCCGTTGATCGTCGGCCCCGATAGCCGCCGCCTCGCGAAGCGCCACGGCGATACGCGGCTGGCGACGTACCGCGCGATTGATCCATCGCCGCAGCGCGCGTTGCGCTTGCTGGCGCGATGGTGCGGGATCGACGACACGAGCGATGTCCGGACGGCTCGGGACCTGGTCGGTCGACTTGATCTAACCAGGTTCTCCAAAGACGCGATCACCTTCACCGCCGCGGACGACCGGTTCTTGCGCAGCGGGAAAACGTGAAGTGGTCCTTCACGAATTACGTTCCCCTTTTCGCCGCAGACCGCCTACCGCGCCCGGAGGGCGTCGCGGATTTCCATCAGCAGTTCCTGATCGCGCGACGGGGCCGGCGGGGCAGCGGGGGCCGGATCGGGCTTGCGGCGGGCAATGTTGATCAATTTCACCACCGCGAAGATCGCCAGTGCGACAATCAGGAAGTCGATCACCGAATTGATGAACAGACCGTACTCCATATTCACTGCAGGCTTGAGCATCTTACCCGCGGCGTCGATCTCGGCCTCTTTTAATTCCAGCCGCTTATCCTTGAAGTCGACCCCACCCGTAATCAAACCCAGCGGCGGCATAATCACATTGCTGACCAGCGAGCTGACGATCTTACCGAAGGCCGCCCCGATGACGACGCCGACCGCGAGATCAACAACGTTGCCGCGCAGCGCGAACTCTTTGAATTCCTGGAAGACGGTGGCCATGACGATTCCTTTGGTGTGAGCCCGACGCGCCAGTGTCGAAGCGGACACGGCGGTCAGCGGAATCGTAACTGCCAAGCGAGCACAGCTGCAAGAAGATGAGATGCGCGGACGACGTTTTCACCACCACTACACCTGCAGCGGCACTTTCGAAGTGACTGGCTGCGGGATTGCGTTCACATCCGCCAAGTGCACCTCCCGGCCACTGGTCAGCAGGCCGCGACGGCCGGAGAGCACGCTTTTCAGCTTGGCCATGCCGAAGCCGATGCCGCAGCGCGTCAATCGCACTAGGTGCTCCGGGTGCTTCAGGCTCACCTTCACGTATTGTCGGCGGACGGGCTTCTGGCGATAGAACTTGCTGATGACTTCAAGGTAATGGCGGTCCAGTTCGTCGACGGTCATGCCGTCAGGCGCCCAGACGAAGTTCATGCCGTTCATCTTTTCCCAGTGATCCTCGCGGATCGCGGCGCCGAACATCTCCTTGTAGATCGGGCTGCCAGGATAGGGCGTGAACTTCGTGAGGTTCATGATCGTCATCGGGATGCGCTGGACGAAGTCCTTGGTCATCTGGATGCTCTCGGCCGTCTCACCGGGGTAGCCCAGCATGAACAGGCCCTTTACGCGAATGCCAGCGGCGGCCGTCCAGCGGACGGCCTCTTCGCTCTTGGCGACGCGGGCGCTCTTGTCCATTTTGCGCAGCATCTCGTCAGAACCCGTTTCCAAACCGAAGCTGATCTGCCAGCAGCCGGCCTGCTTCATCAATCCAAGGATATCGGGTTTGACGGTGTCGACCCGGGCGGCGCAGCTCCAGGTCATCTTCAGGCCGCTGGCCAGCAGCAGGTTGCAGAACTCGGTCGTGCGAAGTTTGCTGGCGAGGAAGAGGTCGTCGACGAAGAGCACGTGGCGCACGCCGTAGCGCTCGTTCAGGTGCTGCATCATCTCGACGACCTTCGCCGGCGAGTAGTAGCGCACGCGGGCGCCAAAGGTCGACGTGTCGCAGAACTTGCAGTGAAACGGGCACCCGCGGCTGGCGGCGATCGTGGCGACCGGGCCGCGCGGGTAGTCGTAGACCGCCAACGGGTAAGCCTTGGGGAAGTCGGGCAGAAGGTCCCACGCGGGGAAGGGCAGGCCATCGAGATCGTTCGGCGTCATCGGCGCGGGCGTGACCTTCAGCTTCCCACCATTGGTGGCGTCGCGGAAAATCAAACCGCGGACGGTCGACAGGTCATTGCCCGCGTCCAGGGCCTTCAGCAACTCGACGAGGATCTTCTCCCCCTCGCCCTGCACCGCGACGTCGAAATCGGGGAAGCGCGCGATTGTTTCCAGCCCCATCGAGGCGATGTGCGGCCCACCGACGATAATCGTCGTCTCCGGCAGCGCCGCCTTCACCAAGCGTGCGATCTTGGCCGATTCCGACACGCCGACGGTAAACAGCGTAATGCCGACGTACCGCGGCTTGGCGGCGATCACCCGCGCGGCGACGGCGTCGGCATCCAAGTCGAGAATGTCCGCCTCGATGATCGACGGCTCGTACCCGTGCAGCCGCACTTCGGCCGCCAAATGCAACAACCCCAACGACGGAGATCGGTTGGTAATGTGCTTGATAAACGCATACCCCGGCGAGATCCGCTCGTAGGGCGGATTTACAAACAAGATGTGCCGGTCGTTTGGTACAGCCATGGGGTTACTCGCGTGCGACCATCAAGCATAAACCATCTGCGGCGGCGGGCCAATGTCTTTGCATCGCCTGTAGAGAGGGGAGCCACGATGGCGCGAACGCACGAAGGAGGACACGAAGGGGCCGGGAAGGTTGGATTAGCAAGTGGGAGGAGGAGGGAAGGCTGACGAGCACCACCAACTGTCATCCCGAGCGGAGCCTGAAGGCTAGCGGACGAAACCCCTCGCGTCAGGCTTGACCCGTGTCATCCCGATGGGAGCTTTGGCGACCTGAGGGATCTCGAACCACGGACGGTTCTCGCCCTTGGGAGATGGGTCAGGTCGCCAAAGCTCCCATCGGGATGACAGTTCACGTGGACTGGCGGCGCTGTCTTGATTGGGATTTGGTCATCGGGCATTTGTTGGTCATTGGGACTTGGTCATTCTCCCTCTTCCCCTCCCCCGCGCCGTTTCTGCGCGTTTTTTCCGAACCCCTCGCTTGCAATTTCCGTAACCAAAGTCAAACTGACTCGCGAAACCGTTCGGCTCGGGCAAGACGAGAGGCTGGCGGTTTCAGGGGTTTTGACGAAGTTCGTCGCATCCCAAGGTGGGATGCCTCTTCGGGCAACACAGACAAATGCTGGCGGTTCGCCGGCGAAATGACATCTCATCGCACAGGAGTTCCTTTATGGCACGGATGCCTCAATGGATCGGTTCCGCGGCGCTTAGCCTCGCGGCCATCACCCTCACCACCGGTTGCGTTTCCCAGGAACAGTACAACGCGCTCAAGATGCGCACCGACCGGTTGACCGAGCAGCTGGCCAACGCCGAGCGCGAGGGCGCCAGCGCCCGCGCTGAAGCCGACATGCGCCGCAAGGCCCTCGAGGCCATCGCCAACTCCGGCGACAACAAGGACGGCCTGATCGCCAACCTGACCAACCAGAATGGCGCCCTGCAGGGCCAGCTCGACGAGCTCAACCGCAAGTACGCCGAGGCCGTCGGCAAGTTTGGCACGATCGGCACCGCGCTGCCGATCCCGCTCACCAACGATCTGACCGCCTTCGCGCAGGCCAACCCCGATCTGGTCGAGTTCGACGCGACCCGCGGCATCGTGAAGTTCAAGAGCGACCTCACGTTCGCCCCAGGATCGGCCGAGGTGAAGCCCGAGGCCAAGAACGCGATCGCCCGCTTTGCCCAGATCGTGAACAGCCCCAACGCCAGCAGCTACGAGCTGCTGGTCGCCGGCCACACCGACAACGCCCGCGTGAGCAATCCCGCGACGATCTCGGCCGGTCATAAGGACAACTGGTACCTGTCGGCCCACCGCGCGATCACGGTCGCCGGTGAGCTGCGTTCGCACAACACCAACCCGCAGCGCCTGGGCGTGATCGGCTACGCCGACCAGCGTCCGGTCGCCAGCAACGACAGCGACGCCGGCCGCACCCGCAACCGCCGCGTGGAGGTCCTGATCCTCCCGACGACGGTCCGCAGCACGCCGATCCCCAACAACAACAGCAACAACAATAACAACGCCGCCGTCCGCCCGGCCGCCAAGCCAGCAATGAACAAGGACTCGGCCACGGTCGTCGAACCCGCGATGAACAAATAAGGTTCGTCGGTCAATCGACGCCAAACTGCATCAAACTCAAACGCCCCGTGCCTGAATGGCACGGGGCGTTTTTCGTTGCACCTTGGTCCAGGTGGGTTAGGAGCGGGGACGCGCACGCGATGTGTCATCCCGAGGGGAGCGGTAGCGACCCGAGGGATCTCCCACGGCCCGCACCGTCAGTCAATCCAGATCCCTCAGGTCGCTACCGCTCCCGTTCGGGATGACATACTTTGCCGCACGCGCACGCGATCCGTCAGAGGGTGCCGTGCGTCCCCCCTGCCAAACCCCATAACTATTTGATTTTCAATATTGTCAAACGCAATCGCGCAATTTTTGCCTAAGTCGCGATTTGCTTCCGTCGATACCCATTGTGGAGGACCTGTGGATGGGTGCCCGTGTCCGAGCCGGACCGTTCTGGCCGAAGGCGCGGCCCCGCAACCCCGGGAGCGTTTCACATGAAAAAGATCGCCAGCTTTCTAGCCGTCTTAGTGGGGATGACGACCGCAGCCAACGCAGCGCCGGTCAAGTTCGTGTTCGATCCAAACACGCTGCTGGATGCCACTTCAACCTCGGTCGGCCTGCGCGCCGAACAGGCCGCTCCGCGGCTGGTGGTGGGCAACCGCAGCAACCTCAGCGGCGTCGCCCGCACGTTCTACACCAACACGAACGGCGACACGAACCAGCCCAACGAGCTGAACGCCTACAACAACTGGGTGGACAGCCTCGGCAGCACCGGTGAAGGCATCACCGCATTTAACATGTGGGTGACCACCACCACCATCGCCAACAATCCATACAACAGCTCCGCCTCGGGCAGTTGGAAACAAGGGCTCTACCGCGACGGCACGCACGGCAACACGTCGTACGGCCTTAGCGCCACCGCGGCCGACGGATGGAACGCGCTGGTCACCGAGGTCTTCTCGGGCACGTACGGCGTGATGTGGTACACCCTCGATTCCACCAAGAGCATCCGCCCCACAAAGCTGGGTGGCGCCGACCTGCCCAACTTCAGCTTCAGCATGATCGACTCGAACGCCGTCGTCGGAGAAGACTACCGCCTGTGGGTAGGCGCCAGCGCCGGTGGCCCGGGCACCGCCGACACCGGTTTGAAATTCGACACCACCGGCTGGGGCAACCGCACCACGACGATCTCGCCGTTCGCCTCCACCGACGGCCCGACCGTAGGCTCGGAAGGCTCGGTCTGGCAGGGCATCATCACCGTGACGGCCGTGCCCGAACCGAACTGCCTGGGCCTGCTGTCGGTCGGCCTGCTCGCCATGGCCCGTCGGCGGTAGGCGGCACGGCTGGCAGACGACATCAAACCATCGCTGTACACCCCGAGCTCGTAGAGTCGGGGTTTTTTCATTGGAAGTTCGCGGGCAACTGGTGGAGATGGGGGCGGTATAAAAGGGAAAGAACGGAGTACCTCAGAGGGTGTTTCTTTAATCCGGCCGCTCTCCCATGTACTGATGGGGAGGCTGGGTGTGATTTTGAGCTGCCCACCTCGTCAGCAGTTCGAAATCACCCCCACCCAGCCTCCCCCGGAGTACCTGGAGAGGGGTCGGACGAGCCGGTCCGGCTTTAAAGAATCCCTCTCAGGATGACAAACTCACGAGAACCGGACTACTTTCACAGGCCCGTAATGGTGGGCAGGCACCCATGATCAATCACTGCAACTACGCGAATCCCCGACCCCTTCCCTGGCTGCTGATGCTCCTGTTTACCAGCATCACCCTGGCCGCCGACGACGCGCCCAAATCCAAGGTCGCCATCTTCCCCCTCGCCGGTGATGCGCCGGTCGACCTGCGGGAGCGGGTCGGGTTCTCGCTGCGCAGCAAGCTCGATCGCGAGGCGACGTATGAGGCGGTCTCGGGCATCGAAATGACCGAGGCGGTTGAGGGTATCGATTCGCCGGTGTCGTTCGCGACGCCGGTGGATGCGGTCGACGATCTTTCCAAACCCCTGGCGGCCGACGTGGTCATCTGGGGCGAGTTGTCGAAGAAGGACGCGGGTCACGCGCTGGCGGTGAAGGTGTTCGACTTCCGCGCGCTCGACACGCTGCCGTTCGAGATCCGCCAGCAGATCGACCAGCCGACCGACGTGCGGTTCGTCTCGGAAAGGGTGCTGGAACACCTGGCCGACGTGAAGCGGTTCGAGCACCCGACAGAGGAAGCCGTCACGGACGACGCCGCCTCGGCGGCGCTCTGGGCAGCCAACCCGAACCTCGTCGTCAACGGCGGCTTCGACGAGGCGGGGCACTGGGAGCGCATCTTCAAGGCCGAACGGCACCCGGTGCGGCTGGGCAGCGCGCTGCCCGATTACGACAAGATCGTCATCTACACCATGACCGAGGCTGACGGCACGCCGAACAAGGTATTGGCGATGCAGCTCTCCCGCGCCACCGCCGAGGGACCGGGGCTGGCGGCGCTGTCGGAACCAATCGCGATCCAGCCCGACACGCGATACCGGCTGCAGTTTCGCTACCGCTCGGGCGGCCCAAAACTGCACATCTTCGTGAAGGGCTACACCAACGTGCCCGACGGCAAGGGCGGCACGATCGAGCGCGAGATCTACCGCCGGCAAGTACCACCCACCGGCGGCACGGACCGCCAGTGGGTGACGATCATCGACGATTTGAACCCGCAACACGTGAACCGCCCGGTGCAGCACTTGCGCGTCAGCCTCTACACCTACCTGCACCCGGGCCTGGTGATGTTCGACGACGTGATGCTGAAAGCCGTCGGCGGCCAGACCCGCAAAGCCGTCGACGCCGCGATCGACCTGCCCGCAACGCGGCCGGTTCGCTAAAGAAGCGTTCAACGCGGAGGCGCAAAGGTACGCAGAGATCGCGGGGAGAACGTTGGAAAGCGCTCTGGTCCCTCTCCCGGTACTCCGGGAGAGGTTAGGTGAGGGTGATTTAGAGTGACGAGTGACGAAACAAGAATGGTGAATCAATGACGAAGTGGGAGTGACGAACGTGCCTCACACCCGTCATCTTGAGAGGGTATTAAAGAACACGCTCGCGTTCGCCTCTCATGTGGCATGGACGCCAGAGCCCATGCCTGTGGACTGGAAGGAGAAATGCATTTGCGGGTGACTGCGCTGACCAAGCCGCAGGCTCAAAATCGAGTCTTCCGACCTCACGACACGCATGGGCTCTGGCGTCCATGCCACGGGCGGAGCGGACGCGGCACCGTTTCTCAACACCTTCGGAGTACCTGAGGATGACGATCAGGCCTGCTTTGGTTTCGTCATGCGGACTTTGTGCGGAGCGTGAATTCGCTCTCCATTAACCTCTTCTCCGCGCCCTC
This genomic window from Tepidisphaeraceae bacterium contains:
- a CDS encoding radical SAM protein; translation: MAVPNDRHILFVNPPYERISPGYAFIKHITNRSPSLGLLHLAAEVRLHGYEPSIIEADILDLDADAVAARVIAAKPRYVGITLFTVGVSESAKIARLVKAALPETTIIVGGPHIASMGLETIARFPDFDVAVQGEGEKILVELLKALDAGNDLSTVRGLIFRDATNGGKLKVTPAPMTPNDLDGLPFPAWDLLPDFPKAYPLAVYDYPRGPVATIAASRGCPFHCKFCDTSTFGARVRYYSPAKVVEMMQHLNERYGVRHVLFVDDLFLASKLRTTEFCNLLLASGLKMTWSCAARVDTVKPDILGLMKQAGCWQISFGLETGSDEMLRKMDKSARVAKSEEAVRWTAAAGIRVKGLFMLGYPGETAESIQMTKDFVQRIPMTIMNLTKFTPYPGSPIYKEMFGAAIREDHWEKMNGMNFVWAPDGMTVDELDRHYLEVISKFYRQKPVRRQYVKVSLKHPEHLVRLTRCGIGFGMAKLKSVLSGRRGLLTSGREVHLADVNAIPQPVTSKVPLQV
- the mscL gene encoding large-conductance mechanosensitive channel protein MscL; translated protein: MATVFQEFKEFALRGNVVDLAVGVVIGAAFGKIVSSLVSNVIMPPLGLITGGVDFKDKRLELKEAEIDAAGKMLKPAVNMEYGLFINSVIDFLIVALAIFAVVKLINIARRKPDPAPAAPPAPSRDQELLMEIRDALRAR
- the gluQRS gene encoding tRNA glutamyl-Q(34) synthetase GluQRS; its protein translation is MSTQPAITRLAPSPTGALHLGNARTFLVNWLLARQQDWRIVLRIEDLDGPRLKVGADRQLIDDLQWLGIDWDDGPTYQSTRLASYQAAAERLMAQRDAYACICTRKEIETAASAPHAEDGATVYPGTCRGRFTDLATARAATTHGVAAVRFAVPAAPIAFDDAFAGPQRWANVAQQLGDFVILKGDGLAAYQLAVVIDDAEAGVTEVVRGDDLIDSSPRQILLYRALGLAERIPRYTHLPLIVGPDSRRLAKRHGDTRLATYRAIDPSPQRALRLLARWCGIDDTSDVRTARDLVGRLDLTRFSKDAITFTAADDRFLRSGKT
- a CDS encoding OmpA family protein, whose product is MARMPQWIGSAALSLAAITLTTGCVSQEQYNALKMRTDRLTEQLANAEREGASARAEADMRRKALEAIANSGDNKDGLIANLTNQNGALQGQLDELNRKYAEAVGKFGTIGTALPIPLTNDLTAFAQANPDLVEFDATRGIVKFKSDLTFAPGSAEVKPEAKNAIARFAQIVNSPNASSYELLVAGHTDNARVSNPATISAGHKDNWYLSAHRAITVAGELRSHNTNPQRLGVIGYADQRPVASNDSDAGRTRNRRVEVLILPTTVRSTPIPNNNSNNNNNAAVRPAAKPAMNKDSATVVEPAMNK
- a CDS encoding PEP-CTERM sorting domain-containing protein translates to MKKIASFLAVLVGMTTAANAAPVKFVFDPNTLLDATSTSVGLRAEQAAPRLVVGNRSNLSGVARTFYTNTNGDTNQPNELNAYNNWVDSLGSTGEGITAFNMWVTTTTIANNPYNSSASGSWKQGLYRDGTHGNTSYGLSATAADGWNALVTEVFSGTYGVMWYTLDSTKSIRPTKLGGADLPNFSFSMIDSNAVVGEDYRLWVGASAGGPGTADTGLKFDTTGWGNRTTTISPFASTDGPTVGSEGSVWQGIITVTAVPEPNCLGLLSVGLLAMARRR